The segment TCACATGGCCCATCAGCCCCCACCCGACAAACACTCACGCAAGTAACCCCACTGAGCTATGGGGGTACACTGCCCAGCTTGTCTTGGAACTGGGTCTACCCGCGTCAGTCCCGGGGCAGCCGGGGCAGCACTTAGTGCAGAGAAGCTGTCACCTCAGTGAATTTTGCATTTTGCTCTAGGGGCGGCCTGGCTCCGGGTCTTGTGTTTCTTTGGCAGGGAGGTCCAGAGTCTTGGTCCACCTCTGGGGAAGGGTCTGTTTCCTACACTCATGAACCTCCCCCTCTCAGCTGCCAGTTTCCATTGGCCTGTAAAGTCATGGTCTCCCTCAAGGGGAGTCCAGGCTCCAGGCCCAGTCAGTTCCTGGGCTCCCCTCCGAGACCACCGCTGAGGGTGCAGGCTGGCACCAGCGGCAGTGATGTGCCACTGGGAACGGGACCGAACTCATTCCACCTGGGCCGTTGAGCAGCCATCAGACAGCAGGGCCTTTTCCTCATGCCATCTGGGCTGGGTTCTATCCAGTCACCtaagaggtgaaaggctctggcgcACAGGATCAATCCCTCGAGGCACCTGCTCCTCTGGGTGCAGCTTTACGGGGTGCCTCTGCAATCCatgcaagttaggtgcctaaatacctttgagggtctgggcccaAGAAAGGAGGGGGGGGCGGGCCTGTTGTCCTTCAACTGGATTCAAATCAGCCATTAGGTCACTGCTGAATCTGAGTTTGGGGGCCTGATCCCTACACCTCCTGTCACAGTCGCCCAGAGCACCAAGCCTGGACAGCTCAGGCTGGAGGCGTGGTGTGGCGTggcatgggcagagctgtgtgagagCCCTGCACTGGGGGGCCAGACTGCTGACCTGGTCggttgtgggtgggtggggagagagaaaggcCACGTCCCCCTCGGCTCCCATCGCTATGGGGGCCAGGCCATGGAGCAGGCATCTCACCAGGGGTCGTTGCATTACAGATTTTGGGTTTGCCAACCGCTACTCCTTGAGGAATTCCCTGATGAGCACGTTCTGCGGCTCTGTGGCCTACACCGCCCCCGAAATCCTCATGAGCAAGAAGTACAACGGCGAGCTGGCTGACCTGTGGAGCCTGTGAGCGCCAGTTTCCTGCGGGGAGGGACAGGGCCTGTGGGAAGCAGGAGCTCcctggagtggggagaggagcctGTCACTTCCTGGGCACTGCAAGTaccaggagggaggggctgggtggagcCGGCTGCATCGTGGGGCCCATTAGCACTGTGTAGTGGGGGTCGAGCAGGCTGCCCGCAGGGGGGTGAGAGCACCAGGGCCCCCCGATGGCCAACACCTTGGGGTTTGACTGGGGCGCTCCAGAATGAACAGCGGGGGCTGCTGTAACCCTCTGTAGCAAGGGCTGTGCCAGCTGCTGTCCTCTGCGGATGGGCCGAGACGGGGCCCACGCCACGCTCACTCGTACGCTATGGGGCAGGCTGCCCCATGAGTACCAGGTGCTGGGAGCTGCCGTGGGCCATGCAGCCCATGCCCCGTCCCTGGGGAGGCTGGGCCTGGTGCCAGCCCCTCTAACCCCCAGCCTCCTCCCGCAGCGGGGTGATCCTGTACGCCATGGTGACCGGGAAGCTGCCCTTCAAAGAGCGCCAGCCTCACAAGATGATCCACATGATAAAACAGGGCCTCTCCTTCCggcagcccctctccccaggtaACGCCCACGCCCTGCACCTGCCCATGGAGAGCCGCGGcatgagccctgctgcccctgaGCAGGGTCCCCGAGCAGCCAGGCAGGGTCGGGGCTGCCCtgaggcaggaggggaagggcaCGAGCGCAGTGCGGAAGCGAAGTGTCAGGCTTTGTGGAGAAtcagccagagctggggcagggaacgAGCCGGCTCCCACTTTGCCCCACGGCTCCTGCTTTGCGCTGAGGAGTGAGGGctgcccccaagccctgccccaggCCGACTCCAGCCCCTCCTCACACCAAACACCGgcctggagagcagggagggaaaagCCAGGCAGCGCacgtgggggtggctgggggccgggggagggccCATGGAGCCCAGCGCGCTGCACATGGCACCGgtgcccctgccccactctgggagCCCGGCCGGGAGGGTGGCGGGGAAGCCGCCCTGCCAATGCGTGGGCAGGCCCGGccgccaggctccagcccctctCTTTGTGCCAGAATGCCAGAGCCTGATCCAAGGCCTGCTgcagctgaagcctggggcccggCTGGGCTTGCAGCAAGTGGCCACGCACCGCTGGATGCTGCCCGCCACCTCGGCCATCTTCCAGCAGGCACTGAACGCCACGGGCAGGCCCCCGGAGcgcagcccagccctggagaagCCGTCCGCCCAAGGTgggtgcctgccctgcccccgggtCTGCCTTCAGCGGGCAGCCCCACAGCTGGGGGGCACGGgatggggagcgctgggctgaaCACAGCCGGGAGCGGCCTTGCCAGTGCCAGGCCTGGCTCCGTGACAAGCCAAGGAGCCCCAGGCCAGCAGTAGCACCCCTTGGgggctcagctcccccctccagcagccccccatctgaACTGAGCACTGCTGCCCAGCGGTGTCCCCGCCCCaaagaaaaaacacacccccTGAACAGCTCCTCAGCTAGCAGCACCAGGAGTCCGTCCCCCCCACCCGCCCGGGTACCCCACAGGTCATAGCCCCACAGCCGGCCGGGGGAACGTGACACCGACCCCCTGGGCACCCTGCAGGAACTcaccctgcagccaggggaaCGTGACAccgacccccacccctcccctgggcaCCCCGCAGGACCTTGCCCCGCAGCCAGGGGAACGTGACAccgacccccacccctcccctgggcaCCCGGCAGGAGCTCGCCCCGCAGCCGGGGGAACGCGACAccgacccccacccctcccctgggcaCCCGGCAGGAGCTCGCCCCGCAGCCAGGGGAACGCGACAccgacccccacccctcccctgggcaCCCGGCAGGACCTCGCCCCGCAGCCGGGGGAACGCGACActgacccccacccctcccctgggtACCCCGCAGGACCTCGCCCCGCAGCCGGGGGAACGCGACAccgacccccacccctcccctgggtACCCCGCAGGACCTCGCCCCGCAGCCGGGGGAACGCGACAccgacccccacccctcccctgggcaCCCCGCAGGAGCTCGCCCTGCGGCCAGGGGAACGTGACAccgacccccacccctcccctgggcaCCCCACAGGACCTCGCCCCGCAGCCAGGGGAACGTTACACCGGCCCCTCTATCCCTGCCGCTTCCTTTTTGCAGGTGAGAGCGGAGGCGCCGTCTCTTTGCTGCCAGACCTGGAGAGCTCGGCCAAGCCTCCGGAGGGAGCCGCCAAGGGAACCAAAGCTCCCGCAGGCCCTCGTGCCTCCTCTGCGCAGGACGCCTTCCCCATCCGAGCCGAGATGGACGCCAAGGCCCCCGAGCTGATCTCTGCCGGCTGCCTCCATCAGCTGCCCTCGCCGTGCCAGGCTGAGCGCCCCCCGCGATTCTCCCTGTACCGGCCCTGCCTGCTCTCCGGCCTCCGGCCCTTCCACCACCTCCTCAACTTCCGCAAGCCCGGCTCCGCCACCTCGGCCAGCGCCCACGTGGCCAGCTGGCGGCTGGGCGAGAAGAGCCCCGCTGTGGCAGCAGCGCTGGGCAGCGACTCCTGCAAGCCGTCATCTCCCTCCACTCCATGTCCAGGATCCGGAAGCCCCCGCCGGAGTCCATCACAAACTAGAGGGGGCCTCACCCAGGGCCAGACCGGCGACCCCCCCGCTTGGCCCTACCCCGACAGAAACAAACCCCATACACATGGATGCAGCCCACACTATTAAATGTTATTCAGTCGAGGGCTCTCAGCTGTCCCCCACCGGCCTCCCTCTAGGCCCGGTACCCCCCAGCTTGTCTCAGACCCGTTGCCCACAGGCCTGTCTCTTCATTCCTTTATGCACCCCTGCCTCTCCCACAGGACCATCTACTCCcccaggcctctcccagccatggCCATGCAcagcctctctcctgccatcccctCTGGGGCCTTTCTTCTCcagccaccctcccctgccagtCCCACAGCCTGCGCAGGGAGCAGCTCGGGTCATAGCCGTGGAGCAGAGGGGATGAGAACTTGGGAATGAGGGGAGAGGAACCCAGCCACAGGGCCTGGATCCCTTGGTGACAGGCCCCCTGGAACAGGACTCCGGGGGACGAGGAAAACAccctgctggggcagagggagaaggcCCCGGagggaggcacaggccctgccagCACTGAGACAGAAGCAGTGACCCACTGGGCCTGGCCAGACTTAGGGGGGGCCGGGGGTAGGAGAGTCCCGCCGTTTCGCCCATTCACAGACCAGACAGCTGAGCTGGGGCCCACACCTCCAGGCTGCCCAAGCTGCTCTTGAGGCCGGAGCGAGATGGGGTGGTTCATGTCCCCTTCGCAGCCCCCCAACCTCAGGGGCAGGCTCAAGGCAGCGCCGACTTCCAGCCAGCCACCTGCAGGCCCCCAGGGCCATGCTCAGATGCTGGGGGACACAGAGCCGCTGTGCCAGGGTCTTCCAGGCAGGAGACAACACACGTGGGGTAGTTGGGGCGTCCGGCCTCTCAAGTGTATTTAGCAGCTAAGGACAGAACCCAGCCCAAAGccactgccagctcctgccccccagccccggctctgcctccccatcctccccccgTCTGGAGTTAAATAGCAGGTTACTGCTGTTCCGGGGGCTCGGCAGTCATCTCCCCCTCGCTAGAGACACATCCCGTGCCCAGGCAGGGCTGGAATCAGCATCCCCCAGGTTCACCTGTGTGGACACCAGCTCAGCATGTGCCCCTGCCCGTTCAGGACGGGGGGCTGGCACAGCGCTGGGTGCAGGCGAGAATCTCAGGCCACAGCCCAGGCAGCGGCCTGCCGCCATGCtgactgcagggggcagccccacagccagggcGCACCATCACCTCCCactgtgccccagccccgccctgccgaGCAGCTCCTCTGGGCCAGCACTGCTGCACCATGCAAGGGGGAACCTGGCCCCCCGGAGCCCAGCTGAGACCCCCCAGATTCATCTCGCCTGGGTCAGGCAGTGGTGACTGATGTGGGCTGGAGCGACGCAAGGAACCTCAAGGGGAGgagctcccagtcccagtcccctCTCTCTGGTCCAGAGCCGCCAGGCTGCGCTGGGCACTGGCGTCTCTACAGACCTCGCCTCTGGATTAAGGGCAAGGGTGGCTGCATCCGGTTCCATTGGGCACGGCTGGGCGTGGCTCCCACGACGGCTGGCAGGTCGCAGCCCTCGGCTGGGCAGAGTCCGAGCACCCCCCACGCTGCCGGGGCAGGGCGAGCAGGTCAGCAAGTCACCTCGACAGCCCCGAGGATCCCATCTGCGCCCCAGGCCCCTTGCTCTGCGTCTCCTGCTGCCCTTGCTGCCGCTCCTCCTCCCGGTCCAGATGCTGCAGTCGCTCCTCCACGTCCTCGGGGATCTTCACCTCCAGCAGATTCTCCATCCCGGGCTCTGGCTCATCCCCAATCAGCACCTGCCcagggcacagcagcagggcttcAGAGGGGAAACCAGCCACCGAGTGGCCAGGGACCGGCCAGCAGCGCCCTGCTCCCTACCCGCACGgacccccttctcctccagcatCCCCTGCAGAACCCACTGGGCAGTACAATGACTGCACCACCATGTGGCAGCATTGAGCCCCCGCTTGTCTGCATTTGCCCGGCAGAGACCGGACCCCACCCTGGAGTTTAATAGAGAGGGGGGCCCCAAAGaccccaacctgggtggggcccAATTGcccatgccccctgccctgcagatgctGAGCCACATGGACACGCTGGGCCTCTGCCCCTACCTGGATCAGCTTCTCGCAGGCAGCCTGGACGTCGGGCTCCGTCTCCCACTGGTGGAGCTCCCGCACGACCAGGTAGGTGCCCTTCTCCTTCACCAGCTGCCGGCCGGCCTTGGTGGCGGTGAGCTGCGTGGGAAGCAAAccagggggaggggccaggccccGGATCAGACCCAGCCACAGCCAGCGTGAGCAGCACGGGGAGGAGCAGCGTGGGCCCGGCCAGCCCCAGCTGTTTCAGAGGGAGGCCAGTGTTATGGAGTCGGGGAGTCAGGGCCCtacacccctcttcctgggattcaccctgactctcagccagccagtaaaacggaaggtttattggacaataggaacacagtctacagcagagcgtgtaggtacaaccaggaccccttctggggggttcagggagcttggggttccctgcgttccaccacccagcaccaaactgaaaccaaacccaaacccctccagcagctctctcccctcccctctgctcctcctcccctttgtccagtctcccgggcaggtggtgtcacttctcccagccccctcccggcTCAGGTTATAACTCAGGTAGCTCAATGTAACTCCCAGGCTCCATTCCCAGGTCACAGGCAGTTGTGGGAAAGCCCCTTCCTAGCCCCACCAGAGAGTGGCTgtctcctgccctgcagcagcaggggTCCTAACCCTCCAGCggaagtggggctggggatcCTGAGAGCAGGGAGGGTCGCACAGATagggggcagcagcaggtgggaaggggtgggggggtcctcCTGCAGGAAAGGGGGCATCTGCAAAGAAACCCTCTCTTCCCCAGCCGCCTTGTCCCCCATCCCATCCCGGcccgtgcccccctcccccagtgttctACAGCAACCCACCAGCATGACTGCCTCTAGCAGCATCTTCCGGATGTCAGGGTCCTTCTCCCGCTGCTTGTCCTGCGGCAGGTACTGCAGGTCCAcgggcagccctggggcagagccaggcggGGCGTTAGAACAGGGCACATGGATCTACCggctcctgccagcaaactgcaGAGCCCTCCACCCCCACGCCGCCCCGCCACTCACTTTACCAccccccagcagaggggaaaTGAGAGCAGAAAACAATTGAATTCTTTGTTCCCAGCTGCACAACTCTGCCACCGctagacccccctccccaaacactaGTCCCCAAAGCCCCCCTCCTAGCATCCCCCCTCCTCACTTTCCATTTCCGCTTCAGGGAATTCCTCAGGGCCCGCCAAAGGCAGCAGGAGGAAGGGGAGCAGGTCCACCTCGGCGCCTAGCAGCCACTCATGGTACTCTGGGAACAGACACCCACACACAGGCTGGGATCAGAAGAGGGCTCAGAAATCACCAGGAGAGGGGGCGTAACAGGGGGAGTGCACCCATCAGGGCCTTGCAGTGAGCCCGCCAGACAGGAAACCTCACGGGCCACACGGGGGCGCTGCCAAGCAAAAGCACAAAGCCCGGCCAACtcctctgggagggaagggacatGCAAGCCCTGATTGGGGCCTGCGTTGTGCTGGGGAGCGGCCAGGCCTGGGCACAGAAGCCAGAGGTCCcgcacgggggggcgggggttagaGCCCAGAGCTCTAAGGCACAGGCTGGTTCAGGAACCAGCTGATACCAAGAAGTCCACTCAGGGCTCGGCCGAGGCAGCGAAGCGAGCAGGATCCCAGGGGTGAGGGACACTAAGTACCCCCCCAAATGCAAAACACTTACTGTACTCGAAGCAGCAGTTCCTGAGCGTCCCGATCACCCCCCCTCGGCGGATGGCGGAGGCCTCGTACTGCGTGTAGGGCAGCAGCCTCTGTACCACGCACctgggcagaggaggggcccTTGTCAGAGATGGGCATGCACACGCTGGGCCCTGGCATGGGCACGCCCTGGGGCATTGCAGTGAtgcagccgtgtcagtcccaggacattagagagacaaggtgggggagggaatatcttcgACTGGGCCAGCtcctgttggggagagagacccaCTTTCGAGCTACCCAGAGCGTCCTGCCGGCAGAAGAGAGGACCTCCCCCAACCTTGTCTCTCCATTGCACCAATGGATGAAcagtctgacctggggcagcCCTGAGCCCACGCATCCCCCCGCCCGCTGTCACGTTCCCAGCTCGCAGGCCACTTCCGAGAGCGCCAGCACCCACCTGGATCTGTCCAGCAGGAACTCCCGGGTCTCCGGCAGCTGAGTCAGATTGGAGAGCAGGGGGCCCAGGTAGTGCAGAGCTGCCTTCTTGTTGTAGCCTTCGGTGCAGAACGCCTCCACCAcccaggccagccccagccccgcctcctgcaCGGCCTGGAAAACCTGGCGGCAGGTGCCCTCCTCCCGGGACAGGTTGGAGAGGAGGGTGCAGACCTGGTCGGCGAAGGCGTAGCCCGGGTCCAGCAGGCGGTGCAGCAGCACTGGGAGCTCCTTGGCCAGGACCTCGTGGGTGGCCACGGCCACAGACAGGTTGATGAGCGAGTGGTAACTGTCCTTCACCACGGCCAAGGAGCGGTCACccgtcagcagcagcagagcctccAGGAAATCCGGCCTGCCTGCCAGCAGCGTCCGCCCCTCCACATTGCCCGTGAGCCCCAGGATGTAGCCTGTGGCCTGGCCCTTTAGATCAGGCCGGGTGTCCAGGTGGAGGAACCCCAGCAGCTCTCTGGCCTGCACCTCGTccatgctggggcaggaggcctggAGGCGCCGCCCTGCAGACAAAGGGACCTGTCAGGTGGGTGgaaggggactgttggcccctcaCTAAAACTCAGTAGGGaggttttggttgctagctcccagtaccaaaagaaaggggaagggtggatgggaaaccaggaccctgagactgaccgtccccaggggcaatggggagagaccaatgctccaggtcagcctgatagGGCGGGTGGGCTAATGAGGCAGGGGGTCCCATCTTCCCTGTGAGCTGGCATTGTCTGGGCCACAGCGGAGCAagcgagctaaggagagagcaggagcccGAGCAGAGCTGGGCCAGCCAGAGGGACCCAGAAACCAGATccgtgctgggagcagagcagagcaaccGGGGCCAGAAGCtaagcccagggagctggagatagtgctggggcagagtggggctggagccgtccggagccggGTGCAGTGAGCAGCTCGgaagagcgaggggggaccccgggcagcaagcccagcacagggggattctcccagccaagaggccttgcaggccagacgaggggcgcggctcccagcgctggggcactgtctacacgggcgctttacagcgctgcaacttgctgcgctccggGGGTGTTTTTCACACGCTGTGAAGTGCCAGCGGAGACAAGCCCCAAGGGtccgacccgcagcatccctgcagcacagccaaggCCTAGGACACgggaggaacagactgtgaactgccctggcaCCCCGGAGACGCGGTGACGTCCCGgggccacagagcggggtgacgggtcttcctttcccctctcccattttttccttctttttttaacGGGTTACTGGTTACTAAAGTGTGTTTGCTTCGAGCTGTATGCAGTGCTCAGTGGGGCAGGGAAGCGCCCCGTGCAGAGAGCACCCGGATGGGGACACCCCGCCCCGAGTGAGCATGCCAAGGCTGGGGGGCGAGCCCCCAGGAATGCTGGGCCCAGCCGtgtcggggttacgaggactctgccccACAGGGGCGTGGAACgggagccctggggggcaggCGGAAGGGGAGCGGGGACTCggatcctggccccagcccgtcTCACCGGGGTCGTGTCTGAGCCAGGGAAGGGCCACACAGGAGCGGCCCGTCCCCCGCCTGCACCGGGAAGGGCTCGGCCCGGGGCCGCTGGACGGGGCCGGGCCGCcaatgggacccaggcgtcctggctccggGCCCTGCTGCGCGTCACCCAGGGGCGGGCGGGGCCCCCCTTGCCTGTCCCCGGCGCCGTCCGGGCTCAGCGTCTCGCCGCCACGTGCGTCTCTGCGGCGCGGGGTCCGGTCCCTGCTGCGGGTGCACTGCGCATGCGCACCCGccctgagcatgcccagtaacccTCGCTGtcgccactgccctctctctgccctcactTGCTGCCGCCTCTTCGGGGGGGTGTCAAAGGCTGAAGGGGCCAGTCGCCGCGGGGGGGCGGGTCAGggcctgagcagggggcaggaagttACTGGCCGGGGGGGGGCTCCAGCTACGGTAGCCGGcggcaggagagggggctgaaggggaaactCGGgggggggagacgctgccagaccCTCGTGCAGGGAgaaaacccccgtctggggggggggcagtgaccccgtgggatgagccacccGCTGTGCTCGCTAATctgggggtgtcgggaggggggggggcagaggggggggggggttcgttCTGCTCACGGGACGCGGCATGTCAGCCCCgagcagggggcgggttcctgggactgggtcttaaaggcacaggcctccaattcctagcctgtcacaGCTTCATCACCGCAGCGCCTCGCTATCCTACACAAGtgtggcagggccagggctgcctggggtgTGTGTCAATtttccacaggggcccccacgagtatgtcggaggctgcccccgcctccgtcttcccccaagCCCCGGTGTCTCAGCACGCTGtgtccgggagcggccctggcgcGCTGCAGCGCCGTGGCTCCAACGCTGTCCGAGGCCGCTCCTGGacgctgaatcctctgggcagccctgtgcagggctacgttcctgctccagccaggagactgaatgcggtgaaatattgtacagaccctccctccctccaactctgcctctcacattttgaatatgtaaaagtgtcttctatcagtttctatgtCTATATGAAATCACGGCAGCTCCTTTCTCTTATATAacgtgctgagttgctaactccctcccagagcccacatatccgcaccccctcctgtaccccaatcccctgccccaggtcagagcctgcacccctcactcaaactccccatagcctgcaaccctcctgcaccccaactccatccccgagcctgcaccccaaaaaggtctggattaaccttttgtgagCCTGGTGCTAACCATATTTGTGAGCCCCcatgggggaaatggggacatggggcagggggcagagtcctcagagcgacgggctggccaggggcaatgggagatgaGATGGGTCATGGCACAGCAGGGACAGCCCCGTTCCACCCAGCGCAgtacaagggcactgtttacaaagtgggagctgccagacgcacactggccagcccggccctgcgctCCCATCGtgcttcttccccttcggggCAGTCCCATGCTGCACCATgctacccccctgcccagcacccctctgACTCCCTACGCCCAGTGCCACACCACCCAgagacccccacaaacccccagcccagtgccctcccacagaccactcccccacccactcagaacccccccacagatcctctcactgcccagtgccccctagctgGAGACCCCCCACAGTcctcccacaactgcacagtgccctgcacctccccacccagagccctccccagattccctcactgcccagtgccccccactgccacaactgcCCAGTGCCCCGCACAGACCCCCCACACTTCCCAGTACCccgacacacacagatctcccccactgcacagcccccccaacacacacagatctccccaacccccactgcacagcaccctcccccagacccactagagacctattctcccacaccctaaaccccagccacaatacccggccctgatgggaggt is part of the Chrysemys picta bellii isolate R12L10 chromosome 2, ASM1138683v2, whole genome shotgun sequence genome and harbors:
- the LOC135981053 gene encoding uncharacterized protein LOC135981053, coding for MEPSALHMAPVPLPHSGSPAGRVAGKPPCQCVGRPGRQAPAPLFVPECQSLIQGLLQLKPGARLGLQQVATHRWMLPATSAIFQQALNATGRPPERSPALEKPSAQGESGGAVSLLPDLESSAKPPEGAAKGTKAPAGPRASSAQDAFPIRAEMDAKAPELISAGCLHQLPSPCQAERPPRFSLYRPCLLSGLRPFHHLLNFRKPGSATSASAHVASWRLGEKSPAVAAALGSDSCKPSSPSTPCPGSGSPRRSPSQTRGGLTQGQTGDPPAWPYPDRNKPHTHGCSPHY
- the HGH1 gene encoding protein HGH1 homolog isoform X1; the protein is MLRAGAHAQCTRSRDRTPRRRDARGGETLSPDGAGDRQGGPRPPLGDAQQGPEPGRLGPIGGPAPSSGPGPSPSRCRRGTGRSCVALPWLRHDPGRRLQASCPSMDEVQARELLGFLHLDTRPDLKGQATGYILGLTGNVEGRTLLAGRPDFLEALLLLTGDRSLAVVKDSYHSLINLSVAVATHEVLAKELPVLLHRLLDPGYAFADQVCTLLSNLSREEGTCRQVFQAVQEAGLGLAWVVEAFCTEGYNKKAALHYLGPLLSNLTQLPETREFLLDRSRCVVQRLLPYTQYEASAIRRGGVIGTLRNCCFEYKYHEWLLGAEVDLLPFLLLPLAGPEEFPEAEMERLPVDLQYLPQDKQREKDPDIRKMLLEAVMLLTATKAGRQLVKEKGTYLVVRELHQWETEPDVQAACEKLIQVLIGDEPEPGMENLLEVKIPEDVEERLQHLDREEERQQGQQETQSKGPGAQMGSSGLSR
- the HGH1 gene encoding protein HGH1 homolog isoform X2, which translates into the protein MLRAGAHAQCTRSRDRTPRRRDARGGETLSPDGAGDRQGGPRPPLGDAQQGPEPGRLGPIGGPAPSSGPGPSPSRCRRGTGRSCVALPWLRHDPGRRLQASCPSMDEVQARELLGFLHLDTRPDLKGQATGYILGLTGNVEGRTLLAGRPDFLEALLLLTGDRSLAVVKDSYHSLINLSVAVATHEVLAKELPVLLHRLLDPGYAFADQVCTLLSNLSREEGTCRQVFQAVQEAGLGLAWVVEAFCTEGYNKKAALHYLGPLLSNLTQLPETREFLLDRSRCVVQRLLPYTQYEASAIRRGGVIGTLRNCCFEYKYHEWLLGAEVDLLPFLLLPLAGPEEFPEAEMERLPVDLQYLPQDKQREKDPDIRKMLLEAVMLLGLAGPTLLLPVLLTLAVAGSDPGPGPSPWFASHAAHRHQGRPAAGEGEGHLPGRAGAPPVGDGARRPGCLREADPGADWG
- the HGH1 gene encoding protein HGH1 homolog isoform X5, yielding MDEVQARELLGFLHLDTRPDLKGQATGYILGLTGNVEGRTLLAGRPDFLEALLLLTGDRSLAVVKDSYHSLINLSVAVATHEVLAKELPVLLHRLLDPGYAFADQVCTLLSNLSREEGTCRQVFQAVQEAGLGLAWVVEAFCTEGYNKKAALHYLGPLLSNLTQLPETREFLLDRSRCVVQRLLPYTQYEASAIRRGGVIGTLRNCCFEYKYHEWLLGAEVDLLPFLLLPLAGPEEFPEAEMERLPVDLQYLPQDKQREKDPDIRKMLLEAVMLLTATKAGRQLVKEKGTYLVVRELHQWETEPDVQAACEKLIQVLIGDEPEPGMENLLEVKIPEDVEERLQHLDREEERQQGQQETQSKGPGAQMGSSGLSR
- the HGH1 gene encoding protein HGH1 homolog isoform X3, giving the protein MLRAGAHAQCTRSRDRTPRRRDARGGETLSPDGAGDRQGGPRPPLGDAQQGPEPGRLGPIGGPAPSSGPGPSPSRCRRGTGRSCVALPWLRHDPGRRLQASCPSMDEVQARELLGFLHLDTRPDLKGQATGYILGLTGNVEGRTLLAGRPDFLEALLLLTGDRSLAVVKDSYHSLINLSVAVATHEVLAKELPVLLHRLLDPGYAFADQVCTLLSNLSREEGTCRQVFQAVQEAGLGLAWVVEAFCTEGYNKKAALHYLGPLLSNLTQLPETREFLLDRSRCVVQRLLPYTQYEASAIRRGGVIGTLRNCCFEYRLPVDLQYLPQDKQREKDPDIRKMLLEAVMLLTATKAGRQLVKEKGTYLVVRELHQWETEPDVQAACEKLIQVLIGDEPEPGMENLLEVKIPEDVEERLQHLDREEERQQGQQETQSKGPGAQMGSSGLSR
- the HGH1 gene encoding protein HGH1 homolog isoform X4; protein product: MLRAGAHAQCTRSRDRTPRRRDARGGETLSPDGAGDRQGGPRPPLGDAQQGPEPGRLGPIGGPAPSSGPGPSPSRCRRGTGRSCVALPWLRHDPGRRLQASCPSMDEVQARELLGFLHLDTRPDLKGQATGYILGLTGNVEGRTLLAGRPDFLEALLLLTGDRSLAVVKDSYHSLINLSVAVATHEVLAKELPVLLHRLLDPGYAFADQVCTLLSNLSREEGTCRQVFQAVQEAGLGLAWVVEAFCTEGYNKKAALHYLGPLLSNLTQLPETREFLLDRSRCVVQRLLPYTQYEASAIRRGGVIGTLRNCCFEYRLPVDLQYLPQDKQREKDPDIRKMLLEAVMLLGLAGPTLLLPVLLTLAVAGSDPGPGPSPWFASHAAHRHQGRPAAGEGEGHLPGRAGAPPVGDGARRPGCLREADPGADWG